The sequence below is a genomic window from Ciceribacter thiooxidans.
CTATTCCGACAAGCTGGTGACGTTCGAGGACGACCAGGGTGCCTACGACCAGAAGGACGCCGCCGGCTTCATCAAGCTCAATGCGCTGCGCCTGCGCACGCTCGCCAAGCGTAACCTCGGTAACTGACCGATTCCGAACCTGCGAAAAGCCTGCCGCGCGAGAGCGTGGCAGGCTTTTTTCATGCCATTCTGCGGCTTGCGCGGAGAAAGCCGAGATAGGCGAGGATTGCGATAAACTCCATTGCCGGAATGACGATCCCGAACGCCCGCAGCGGATCGCCGATCAGCGCTCCTGCAAGACCACCGAGAAAGCCGGAGCCCATCTGCACGAAGCCGATCAGGGCCGCGGCCGAACCGGCGATCGCCGGATGCGGCTGCAGCCCCGCGGTCGTGATGTAGGGAATCACGAAGGCCATGCCAAAGGCGCAGATGGCGACCGGTACCATGATGGAAAGGAAGCTCGGGTCGACAAAAGCGACCGAAAGGGCAATGCATGCACCTCCGGTTCCGGCGAGTGCCAAGCCGGTCAGAAGCGCTCGTCGCTCACCGAGGCGTGGTGAGAGAATCCGGAGCGCGACAGATCCGAAAAAGAAGGAGCCGGTTTGCATCAGCATTCCAAATCCGAATTCGGCCGGACTCAGACCGACTCTCTTGATCAGGATGAAGGGCAGCATCGTCGCCTGCGCGTAGAGGGCGCCCACCGTGCCGGCGAGCACGAAGGCTGCGAGAAGCACCCGCATGTCTGTAACGAGCGTGGCATATGCGCCGAGAAGACGGGACGGCTTGATAAGTGCACGATCTGCAGTCGTCGTCTCGCGCATCAGGAAGGCAACGACGAGCCAGCTGAGGATGCCGAAGCCCACCATCAGGAAGAACACGGCCTGCCATCCGGAAAGGGCGAGGGCGAGGCCGCCAAGGGTCGGACCGGCCGCCGGGCCGATCGCCAGCATGATGCCGATCATGTTGAGGATGCGTGCGGCCTCCGGGCCGGTGAACTGATCCCGCACGATCGCACGCGAGACCGTGATGCCGACCGATGCCCCGACGCCCTGAACGAGCCGGCCGGCAAGTAGCAGTTCGACGGATAGTGCGAAGGCCGCAAGCAGGCTTCCCAGCAGATAAACGCCGAGAAAGGAGAGCGTGGCGATCCGCCGCCCGAAGGCGTCCGAGACCGGTCCCGCGAGCAGCTGTGCGAAGGCAAACCCAAAGAAATAGAGTGAAAGGCTGAGCTTGATGGCGGCGTCCGATGTGCCGAAGGCATGCACGAGTTCGGGCATGGCCGGCGTATAGATCGCCATCGAAACGGGGCCGATGGTCGTCAGCAGCGCGCCGATCAACGACGTTCGGCTTTCGCTCATTCGCTTTGGTGCCATTGCTCTCTGACCGGTGAACACGTTGCGCGGGAGGAGCGCCGCTGGAAAAAGGCGCAAGTGTGCGGACCATAAGCCTCCCGCCCAGATTTGACGAGAGGCAAATGACAGGGCCTCGCGCGCCTCCGGCTGGTTCGGAAGAACCGCCTACCGTGACGGGTTTTGTGCCTGCCGGTCCTTGCCAAGGCAGCGCTCGCCGCCCCATATCGGTAGACATGTCCAACCCGCCGGTCGGCCGCGAGCGACCAGATGAAGGGAATACGAGATGGCTGCAGCTTCTTCGCTCAATACCGCGCTCACCGAATGGAACGGGTTCCAGGGATTGCCCCGGTTCGAGGCGGTGTCCGACGGCGATTTCGCGCCGGCCTTCGAGGCGGCTTTCCTGGAGCATGATACGGAAATCGAGGCGATTGCCGGCAATCCGGAACCCCCGACGTTTGCAAATACGGTCACGGCGCTGGAGATCGCCGGAGAAAGTCTTTCCCGGATTTCGGCGCTGTTTTGGAATCGCGCGGGAGCCCACACCAACGAAAC
It includes:
- a CDS encoding multidrug effflux MFS transporter, translated to MAPKRMSESRTSLIGALLTTIGPVSMAIYTPAMPELVHAFGTSDAAIKLSLSLYFFGFAFAQLLAGPVSDAFGRRIATLSFLGVYLLGSLLAAFALSVELLLAGRLVQGVGASVGITVSRAIVRDQFTGPEAARILNMIGIMLAIGPAAGPTLGGLALALSGWQAVFFLMVGFGILSWLVVAFLMRETTTADRALIKPSRLLGAYATLVTDMRVLLAAFVLAGTVGALYAQATMLPFILIKRVGLSPAEFGFGMLMQTGSFFFGSVALRILSPRLGERRALLTGLALAGTGGACIALSVAFVDPSFLSIMVPVAICAFGMAFVIPYITTAGLQPHPAIAGSAAALIGFVQMGSGFLGGLAGALIGDPLRAFGIVIPAMEFIAILAYLGFLRASRRMA